From the genome of Salmonella enterica subsp. houtenae serovar Houten:
TCGTACTGGAGCCCCGCAGCGCCAGTCATTATCTGTTAAGCGATCAAAAATCCCGTCTGGTGGAAGAAAAACGCCGTGCCGCGCAGTTGGCCGCGGGCCTGATACAGGCGCATCAGACGGTATTTATTGACTGTGGCACCACCACGCCGTGGATCATTGAAGCCATTGATAATGACCTTCCCTTTACGGCGGTGTGCTATTCACTTAATACCTTTCTGGCGTTACAGGACAAACCACATTGCCGCGCGATCCTCAGCGGCGGAGAATTTCACGCCAGCAACGCCATTTTCAAACCGCTTGATTTCCATGAAACGTTAAACAATATTTGTCCGGATATCGCATTTTATTCCGCCGCCGGCGTTCATGTCAGTAAGGGCGCTACCTGTTTTAATCTGGAAGAACTGCCGGTAAAACATTGGGCGATGACGATGGCGCAGTGTCATGTACTGGTGGTGGATCACAGTAAATTCGGCAAGGTACGCCCGGCGCGGATGGGGGAACTATCACGCTTTGATACGATTATCAGCGACCGCCGTCCCGATGATGCCTTTGTAGCTTACGCCAAAGAACAACATATTAACCTGATGTATTAACCGCAGGTTGCCGGATGCGGCGCGCACCCGGCAACGGGGTATTTTACGAGAACCAACTGCCAAACCACTGATGGAATTTCATCAGCACAAAATCCCACATCCGGCTGAAAAATCCGCCTTCGTCGACGTTTTCCATCACCATTAACGGACGTTGCTCAATGGATTTTCCGTTAAGCTGGAAATCGATAGTGCCGACAACCTGCCCTTTCTTCAACGGCGCCGTGAGCTGTGGTTCGTTCAGCGTAAAGCTGGCCTTCAGGTTTTTAAGCTGTCCACGCGGAATCGTCACAGACCCCGCA
Proteins encoded in this window:
- the deoR_3 gene encoding deoxyribose operon repressor; protein product: METRRDERIGQLLQALKRSDKLHLKEAATLLGVSEMTIRRDLNHKSAPVVLLGGYIVLEPRSASHYLLSDQKSRLVEEKRRAAQLAAGLIQAHQTVFIDCGTTTPWIIEAIDNDLPFTAVCYSLNTFLALQDKPHCRAILSGGEFHASNAIFKPLDFHETLNNICPDIAFYSAAGVHVSKGATCFNLEELPVKHWAMTMAQCHVLVVDHSKFGKVRPARMGELSRFDTIISDRRPDDAFVAYAKEQHINLMY